CGGGCGGCCCATGGAGCAGCACCCCCTTGGGCGGATCGACGCCCAAGCGCTGGAACAGCTCAGGATAGCGCAGCGGCAGCTCGACCATCTCGCGGAGCTGGTCGATCGTGGCCGCCATCCCGCCGATATCGTCATAGGTGACGTCGGCGCGGCGGCTCTCGGCAGCCTCCTCATATTCAGCCCGCAATTCGACTTCGGTATTCTCGTCGATATGAACGATGCCCTTTGGCGTCGCCGAAACCACCAGCAGGCGGATTTCCTGAAGCGCATAGGCCGGCGCACTGACCCAGCGCTGGACGTTGGGATCGACGACGCGATGATGCCCGGCGGTGGCGACGATGTCGCCCTGGGCCAGCGGGCGGCCGTAAAAGGTGCGCTGGAGCGCGGCCGAGGAGCCCTGGAGGCGCAGATTGGCCTGGGCGGGCGCGAACACCACGCGAGCCGCTGGCTTCGACACTGCCTTGCGCACTTCGACGAAATCGCCCGAGCCGACGCCGGCATTGGCGCGCTGGAGGCCATCGATGCGCAGAAGCTCGAGCCCTTCGTCCTCGGCATAGGGCAGCACGGCGCGCGCAGGGGTGGCGCGCTTGCCGATAATCTCGATCACATCGCCTTCGGTAATGCCCAACACGCCCATCAGCGAGCGCGGAATGTGCGCGAGACCGCGGCCGCTGTCCTCGGGCCGGGCATTGGCTACCTGGAGCTTGCTTCCTCTGCTTTCGTCGTCCGCCACTATCATTCCTCTTCCGGCATGAAGGCGGGAACATAGGAACGCGGGTTCGGTGCCGCGAGGGGCAAAAAAAAGGGCGGGCCGCGAGGCCCGCCTTGGAAAGTTTTAGGAGAGGATGCCTGAAAGGCCTGCTCTATGTGCAGTGCGACGATTTATTGTGCAAGTGCGAAAGATACGTAACCGGATTGCAAAGGTTGCAATCGTAATTGCGATTACTCATACTAGCTCCACAGGCGCTTTCAGGGCTTGCGCGGTTGCAAGCTGTGGGCGAAGCTTGTGGTGCAGTGCACAAAAGAAAGAAAATGCGTAGGCTACCGCCCCTCACCGCCATCGAGGCATTCGTCCAGGTCGCGCGTCTCGGCTCGATCAAGGCGGCGGCCGAGGAATTGGCGCTTTCCTCACCAGCGCTAAGCCGGCGAGTCCAGTCGCTCGAACGCTTCATCGGCAGGCCGCTGTTCGAACGGCGGCACCAGGCACTCAAGCTCAACGACGATGGCGACCGGCTGCTCGGGCTGATCGCGCCGGCGCTCGATGCGATGACCGACGCAGTCGAGGCGATGACCAGCGGCAGCGAGTTGATCCGGCTGCGGCTGGGCGTCCTGCCGCTCTATGCAACCCAGCAGCTTCTGCCGCGCCTGCCCGAACTCAAGCGCCGCCATCCCGAGCTTCATCTTGACGTCGATACCGCCGGATACGGCGTGGCGCGGCTGGGCGACGGGCTCGACGCGGCGATCGTGATCGCGCGCGACATCGATCCGGGCTTTTATTCGCAGCGCCTCGATCGCAACCGGGTCCATGTCATCGGATCGCGGGCGCTGGTCGAGGGGCCCGATCCGGTCACCCGGCCCGAACAGCTTTCGAAGCTTACCGCGCTCGTCCATCGCGACATGCCGGAGACCTTCACGGCGTGGCGCGCGGCAGCCGGCTTCCCGGACCTGGAGCCGCTGGCGATCGACCATTTCGACTCGGGCAATCTGATGCTCGAGGCAGCGGCGCAGGGGCTCGGCGTCGCGTTCATGCTCGAATCGCATTTCGAGGCGGCGCGCGACGATCGGCTCGTCCAACTGTTCGACCTGACCGTGGAGAGCCATTACAGCTATTGGTTCGTGTGCCGCCCGCGGGCGCTCACCCAGCGCCCGGTGCGGATCTTCCACGACTGGCTGATCGAGGCACTCGGCGCCGACACCGTCTAAGCCGGCGCGGTCCCGCAGATAGCAAAAGCCCCTCCGATGAAGGGAGGGGCTTCGGCAGGTTCAGGCCTCGACCGTCGCCTTGACGATCTTGCCCGGATTGCGGGGTGGCTCGCCCTTGGGCAGCGCGTCGACATGGTCCATGCCTTCGGTCACTTCGCCCCACACCGTGTACTGGCGATCGAGGAAGGTCGCGTCGTCGAGGCAGATGAAGAACTGCGAATTGGCGGTGTTCGGATCGTTGGTCCGCGCCATCGAGCAGACGCCGCGGACGTGCGGCTGGGCATTGAATTCCTGCGGCAGGTTGGGCTCCTTCGAACCGCCCATGCCGGTGCCCGAGGGATCGCCGCCCTGCGCCATGAAGCCGTCGATCACGCGGTGGAAGATCACGCCGTCGTAAAAGCCTTCGCCGGCGAGCTTGGTGATCCGCTCGACATGCTTCGGCGCGAGGTCCGGGCGGAGCTTGATGCGGACATCCCCGGTGTCGAGGGTCAGGACGAGCGTGCTGGGTTCCGACATTGGTTACTCCATGGACCGATTTGCCCGCGGCCCTAGGCGGGTTGTGTTTGGCTTGCAACATGCGCGCTGCATTGGCAGCGGCAACACGCCGCGCTAGGAGCGGCGCAACCGGGCGCATCAGGGAGGTCGGACGATGAGCGAGACCGAACTTCACGCCGAATCGCAGCCGCCCGAAAGCGAGCTCGACGAAGACGACCGGCTCAAGCCCGAATTCGTCAGCGCCGTGCTCGAAGCGGTTGCGGCAGGCGATTCCGAGACGGCGCGGATGCGGGTCGCGCCGCTCCACCCCGCCGACATCGCCGATCTCGTCGAGCTGACGCCGGCCGAGTTGCGCCCCGCGCTGGCCGCGGCGATTTCCGACCTGATCGACGGCGACGTGCTCGCCGAGATGAACGACTGGGTGCGCGAGGCGCTGGTCGACGCACTCGAGCCGCATCAGGTCGCCGACATCGCCGCCGAGCTCGATACCGACGACGCCGTCGCGATCATCGAGGACATGGAGCCCGCGGATCAGCGCGAAGTGCTTCGCGCGCTCGATCCCGACGACCGCGCCGCGATCGAGGAAGCGCTCTCCTATCCCGAAGAGACCGCCGGCCGCCTGATGCAGCGCGAGCTGATCGCCGTGCCGGAGCATTGGACCGTCGGCGACGTGCTGGATTACCTGCGCGGCCATGACGAGCTGGCGACCGATTTCTGGGAAATCTTCGTCGTCGATCCGGCGCACCATCCGGTGGGCACCTGCGCGCTCTCGTGGATACTGCGGACCCCGCGCAGCGTGGCCGTGAGCGACGTGATGGCGCGCGAGCAGACGCTGATCCCGGCCGACATGGACCAGGAGGAAGTGGCGCTCCGCTTCCAGAAATATGCGCTGATATCCGCCGCAGTGATCGATTCGAACGGCCGGCTGGTGGGCATGATCACGGTCGACGACGTGGTCCACATCATCTCCGAAGAGGCCGGCGAGGACATCCTCCACCTCTCCGGCGCGGGCGAAGGCGACATTAACGAGCCGGTGCTGGACAGCTACAAGGTCCGAGTCCGCTGGCTGATTACCAACCTGGCCACGGCGCTGATTCCGGCGACGATCGTGTTCTTTTTCGAAGCGACGATCGCACACAAGGCAGTGCTGGCCGCGCTGATGCCGATCGTCGCGGGGGTGGGCGGCAATGCCGGCACCCAGACACTGGCAGTGACGGTGCGCGCGCTCGCCACCAACCAGCTGACTCAGTCCAACACGCTGCGCGCGATCCGGCGCGAGATCGCCATCGCCGTGCTCAACGGGCTGACCATCGCCGCAGTGATCGGCGTGGCGATCGGCGCGCTGTTCTGGGATCTCACCTTGGGCGTGGTGATCGCGACGGCGATGCTCGCCAATATCGTCATCGCCGGGCTCGCCGGCGTGCTGGTGCCGGTGACGCTCGAGCGCTTCCGCCAGGATCCGGCGGTGGCATCGTCGGTGTTCGTCACGATGGTGACCGATTCGATGGGCTTCCTGGCGTTCCTCGGGCTGGCGACGGCGTCGGGGCTGGTCGGCTAGCGACTCGGCGCTTGAAGGATTTGCCGCGCCAAGTTTTACGCTTTTTACGGTGAACCAGCAATTTAGTTACGCACTCACGCAACAATATAATGCAGTTACGCTGGCGGCTATACGGTTCAAAGAGCAGAGATAAAGCGTCACATAGCAAATCCTACATTGGAAGGGTTCCGCGACGGCCGCGCTTGTCCTCCGGTCGACGCCGCCCCAGATAGGCCATGTGCCGCTACACCTGACCAAAGTCGCCTATGGCTGCGACAGCATCGAATATCTTGAGGAACGACTGGCGCTCAAGGCCGCGCACCAGCCGGCCTTCCTGACGACGCGCTATCTGCCCAAGCGGCACGCGGAAATCGCGGGCGGATCGCTGTTCTGGATCATCAAGCATCAGCTGATCGGGCGCTCGCCGATCCTCGGCTTCGGCGAGGCCGAAGGCGGGCGCGTCGCGATCTATCTCGAACCCAGGCTGGTGCTCGTCCAGGCCCGGCCCAAGCGCGCACACCAGGGCTGGCGCTACCTGGAGGGCGCGGACGCGCCCATCGACCTGGGCGAAGCCGGTGCGGGGGTGGCCGAGATGCCGGCGGGGCTGGTCGGCGAGCTGGCGGCGATGGGGCTGATCTGATCCCCTGATCCTACCTCGGCCGATCAGTTCGCCAGCGTCGGGAAGGCGTTGCGGAAGGCGGCGACCTTGGGCTTGTCCCAGCGCACGATGTAGGGATGCGTCGGGTTCCGCCAGAAAAAGTCCTGATGATAGGCTTCGGCCGGGTAGAAATTGCCGGTTTCGACGCGCGTCACGATCGGGCGCGGCCACGCCTTGGTGCCGCCGAGCTGCGCGATATAGGCGGTAGCGACGCGGCGCTGGGCATCGTCCTGCGGAAAGATCGCCGAGCGATAGCTGGGGCCGGTGTCGGGTCCCTGGCGATTGAGCTGGGTCGGATCGTGCGCGACCGAGAAATAGATGCGCAGCAGCGTGCCGTAGCTCACTTTGCGCGGATCATAGACGACGCGGATCGCCTCGGCGTGCGCCGTGCGCTCGGTCGAGACCTTGCTGTAATTCGCGGTGCTGCGCGTGCCGCCGGCATAGCCGCTGGTCACCGAATGGACGCCCTTCACCGACTGGAAGACCGCCTCCATCCCCCAGAAGCAGCCCCCGGCGAGCACCGCTACCTGCTGCTCCTTGCCGCCGGTAACGTCCTGCGCGGGCGCGGGAATCGCCACCGCGCGCTCGGCAGGTGCCGCGGCAGCGGGCAGCAACAGCACCGCGCCGAGCGTGGCGACGGCGAGGGCGGGCAGGACGATCTTGCGCATCGCCGCAAGATCGTGCGTCTCGCGCCTTAGCGCAAGGCGGCGCAGGCGGTCTGGATTCGCGTGCACGCCTCGGTCAGCAGCGCTTCCGACGTGGCGTAGCTGATCCGCATCGCCGGCGAGAGGCCGAAGGCAGCGCCGTGCACCGCCGCGACCTTGGCCTCGTCGAGCAGATATCCGATCATTTCCTCGTCGGTGGTGATCGTCAGGCCCTTGGGCGTGGTCTTGCCGATCAGCCCGGCGAATTCGGGATAGACGTAGAATGCGCCTTCTGGGGTCGGGCAGGTCATGCCGTCGATAGCGTTGAGCATGCCGACGACGAGATCGCGCCGCCCCTGGAACGCCGCGACGCGCTCCTTGAGGAAGCCCTGGTCACCATTGAGCGCGGCGACCGACGCGGCCTGCGAGATGCTGCACGGGTTCGACGTCGACTGCGACTGGAGCTTGCCGATCGCCTTGATCAGCCACGCCGGGCCGCCGGCATAGCCGATCCGCCAGCCGGTCATCGCATAGGCCTTGGACACGCCATTGGCCGTCAGCGTGCGATCGTAGAGCGACGGGCAGACCTGCGCGATCGTCGCGAATTCGAAGCCGTCATACAGAATATGCTCATACATATCGTCGGCATAGATCAGCACATGCGGGTGCTTTTCGAGCACCTGGCCCAGCGCCTTGAGCTCCGCCGCGCTATAGGCCGCGCCCGTCGGGTTCGACGGCGAATTGAGCACCACCCACTTGGTCTTGGCGGTAATCGCGGCCTCGAGCTGCTCGGGCTTGATCTTGTAGTTCTGGTCCGCACCCGCCGAAATGAAGACCGGCTTGCCCCCGGCGAATTCGACGACGTCGGGATAGCTTACCCAATAAGGCGCGGGGATGATGACTTCGTCGCCCGCGTCGATCGTCGCGCAAAAGGCGTTGAACAGCGTGTGCTTGCCGCCCGAATTCACGCTGATCTGGTTCTCGGCATAGGTCAGGCCGTTGTCGCGCGCGAACTTGGCGACGATCGCCTGCTTGAGCTCGGGCGTGCCATCGACATTGGTGTATTTGGTCTTGCCCGCGCGGATCGCCTCGATCGCCGCTTCCTTGACGAAATCGGGCGTGTCGAAATCGGGCTCGCCGGCGCCGAGACCAATCACGTCGATCCCCTGCCGCTTCAGCTCGAACACACGGCTCGTCATCGCGAGCGTGGCGGAGGGCTGGATGCGCTGGAGCGCGGCGGAGGTCTGCATGAACGGCGGCCTTTCCGGAGAGGGAATGGCCGCGCCTATACGTTGGCGTTCGCGCGTTCCGCAACTGTAACGGCTGCAACCAGTCCCCGCAGCGCATTGCCGAGCTGGAACCCGCCGGCAAGGTCCTCCGGGCGAAGGTCGTGCTCGATCGCGCGGCCGCTCTCGATCAGCTCGGCGCGGAGCACGCCGGGCAGCAGCCCGCGCGCCAGCGGCGGCGTCAGCAACACTCCGGCGCGCTCGACGAAGATGCTGGTGAAGCTGCCTTCGGTAAGGAAGCCGTCGGGATCGGTGAACACGACTTCCCAGGCGCCCGAATCGGCGCGGGCGCGGTCATAGAAGCCGCGGCGGCTGGTCTTGTGGCGCAGGCGGAAGTCGTCCGGCGCAACTTCCTGGCGACGGATCGCCACGCGCACCGGCTGCTCGGCGGCGTCGGGCATCGGGCTGATGCCGATCGCGATCGCCCCCGAACGCCCCAGCAGCAGCCGCACCTTCGACGCGCTGCGCAGCCGGAAAGTCGCGGCCTGGAGCTCGTTGCGGACCGAATGGCGATCGAACGCGAAGTCGAAAAGCTGGGCGCTGGCCTTCATCCGCGAAAGATGGCGCTCGAGCAGCGGCATGCCGTCCATCGGATCGAAGCGCATCGTCTCGATCAAGTCGAACGGACGCTCACCTGCCGTCACGAAGGCGCCCTTGGCGAGGCATTCCTGCCATTCCTGTTCGGGGTCCGAATCGGCAACCACGCCCGACCCTAGACCCAAAATCGCCGTCGAGTCGCCCCCGGGAATCGCGAGCGTGCGGATCGCGACGTTGAACATCGCGTCGCCAGACGCATCGAGCCGGCCGATCGCGCCGGTATAGACGCCGCGCGGCGCATCCTCGTTCTGCGCGATGATTTCCATCGCGCGCAGCTTGGGCGCGCCGGTGATCGAGCCGCAGGGGAACAGCGCGGCGAGCGCATCGATGGCGTCCTGCCCTTCGCGCAATTCGGCGGTGATCGTCGAAACCATCTGGTGGACCGTCGGATATCGCTCGACATGAAAGAGCTGCGGCACCGCGACGCTGCCAGGACGCGCCACTCGGCTGAGATCGTTGCGCATCAAGTCGACGATCATCAGATTCTCGGCGCGCTGCTTGGGATCGGCGCGCAGATCGGCGGCATTGGCGGCGTCCTGCGCCGGATCCGCGTCGCGCACCGCCGTGCCCTTCATCGGCTTGGCGGTGAGCGCACCGCTCTCCAGCGCGAAGAACAGTTCGGGCGAGAAGGACAGCAGCCATTCCTCCCCGGTGGCGACGAGCGCGCCATAACCGGCGGCGGCCCGCTGGCGCACCCGCGCATAGACTGCAGCGGGAGATCCGGCGGTGGCGACTTCGGCGCGGAAGGTCAGATTGGCCTGGTAGATGTCGCCGGCGGCGATCAGTTCGGCAACGCGGGCGAAGCGAGCGGCATAGTCGCTCCGCGCGATCCGCGGCCGTGGCGTCCCCGCCCAGGCGCCGGCGGGATCGGGCAGGATCGTGGCGGGATCGACGTGCCGATAGCCGTCGAACAATCCGAACCACAGCAGCGGGCCCGGTGCGGCGAGATGCGCCAGTTTCGGCTCCAGCCCCGCCGCCGCCTCGTACCGGATATAGCCTGCCGCATCGAGGCCGCGGCGGCGCGCGGCGCGCAACGCTTCGAGCGCGGGGCGGACGTCTTCGGGGTGATCGGCGCGGACGATCTCGACCGGATCGGCATAGAGCCGCGCCGCTGCGCCGCCGGGGCGGGCATCGTCGAGCAGCACGAACGGAGGAGTGGGCAACGCCATCGCACGCCGCATGGCGCCAGCGCCGCGCCACGGCAAGCCCGTGTTGCGGCCGCGCGGCGCGCCACCTATCAGCAGCGCCATGTCAAACCCTCCGATGCGCGTGGCGATCGTGCCGGTCACGCCGCTCCAGCAGAATTGCAGCCTGATCTGGTGCACGCGCACGATGCGCGGCGCCTTTGTCGATCCCGGCGGCGACCTCGACCGGCTTCATGCGGCGATGCAGCAGCATCAGGTGACGATCGAGAAGATCCTGATCACGCATGGCCATATCGACCATTGCGGGCTGGCCGGCGAGTTCGCCGCCGAACTGGGCGTGCCGATCGAGGGGCCGCAGGAAGCGGATCGCTTCTGGATCGCGCGGCTGGAGGAGGACGGGCGCAAATATGGCGTGCGCGGGGTGCCGTTCGAGCCCGACCGCTGGCTGGTCGAGGGGGACCAGGTGACCGTCGGCGACCTGGTGCTCGACGTCTATCACTGCCCAGGCCACACGCCCGGCCATGTCGTCTTCCACCATGTGCCCTCGAAGCTGGCGCTGGTCGGCGACGTGCTGTTCCAGGGATCGATCGGGCGCACCGACTTCCCGCTGGGCAATCACCAGGACCTGATCGACGCGATCGTCGCCAAGCTATGGCCGCTCGGCGACGATACCGTGTTCGTCCCCGGCCACGGCCAGCCGAGCAATTTCGGTCATGAGCGGCGGACGAATGCGTTCGTGAGCGACGCGGCGTTGGGGAGGTAAGCCCCTCCCTGCAAGCAGGGAGGGGAGACCGCTCATCAGCGCAGCGGGTTGAGCCCGGTGTAGCCGAGATAGACGGCATACCCGGCGAGGCCGAGCATCGCCAGCATCGTGGTGGCGATGCCGAGCATCCGCCCGAGCCGCCAGCCGTCCATCCCGAAGGCGTGGAGGATGCGGCCGACCACGAAGACCAGCGCGACGCCCCACAGCCAGGCCTGGGTGCCGCGGGCGAGTTCGATCAGTGCGATCAGAATCAGCACCAGCGGCGCATATTCGGCGAAGTTGAGCTGCGCGCGCATCCGGGCGACCAGCCGCAGGTTGCCGCCGTCGCCGACCAGGATCTTTTCCGACAGCCGCAGCCGGCTGATGCGCAGCCCGAGCCAGAAATTGAGAAGCGCGCAGGCTCCCGCGGTGACGAGCGCGACGGGCAGGAAAAACATGAACGACCCCCTTTTGGTTGGCGTACCCGTGCCACGCCCTTGCAAGTCGGGCAAGAATCGGTATAGGCGCTGCCTCGCTTCGTGACCTGCCCTGTTGGTCCGGCGGGCCGCCGGTTCAACGGTCGCTTGCCCGGACATTGACGCGGGCGTATCGCGACTCGTTCACGTGTTTTCGAAATAAAGGTGCCTAAATGGCCGTTCCCAAGAGAAAGACCTCGCCTTCGCGGCGTGGCATGCGCCGGTCGCACGATTCGCTCACCGTCGCGGCATTCCAGGAATGCTCGAACTGTGGCGAACTAAAGCGCCCGCACAATCTGTGCTCGGCGTGCGGCCATTATAACGGCCGCGAAGTCATCTCCGCCGAGGGCTGAGCCACGCACTCGAGCCAGGGCCTGCAGGCATGACCACCCCAATGCGAATCGCCGTCGATGCAATGGGCGGCGACGAGGGGATCGCAGTCATGCTCGCGGGCGTCGCACGTGCGCGCCGTCGCTTCGAGGGGATGGAATTCATCCTCGTCGGCGACGAAGCGCAGATTCGCGCCGGGCTCGAAAGCCATCCCAATTTGACGGCTGCGTCGGAGATCGTCCACGCGGCCGACGTCGTCGCGTCCGATGCCAAGCCGAGCGCCGCGATTCGCCGCGCCAAGACCACGTCGATGGGAATCGCCATCGATCAGGTGAAGCAGGGCAAGGCGGGCGCGGCGGTCTCTTCGGGCAATACCGGTGCGTTGATGGCGATGGCCAAGCTGTCGCTGCGCACGATGCCCGGCATCGACCGGCCCGCGCTCGCGGCACTGCTGCCGACGCTGGGCGAGAACGACACGGTGATGCTCGATCTGGGCGCCAATACCGAAGTAGATGCGCGCAACCTCGTCCAGTTCGCCGTGATGGGCGCGGCCTATGCGCGAATCGCGCTCGACCTCGAAAAGCCCCGCGTCGCGCTCCTCAACATCGGCACCGAGGAGATGAAGGGCACCGATAACATCCGCGATGCCGCCGCCGAGTTGCGCGCCGCCAAGCACCTGCGACTCGACTTCAAGGGCTTTATCGAAGGCAACAAGCTGTCGCGCGGCGAAGTCGATGTCATCGTCTGCGACGGTTTCGCCGGCAATATCGCGCTCAAGACGATCGAAGGCACCGCCCGATTCGTCGCGGACCTGCTCAAGCGTGCTTTCTCAAGCTCGACGCGCTCGAAGATCGGCTTCCTGATCTCGCGCCCCGCCACCGAGCTGCTGCGCACCCATCTCGATCCCAACAATCACAACGGCGCGGTTTTCCTCGGACTCAACGGCATCGTCGTGAAGAGCCATGGCAGCGCGAACGAAGTGGGCGTAGACACCGCCATCGGCTTCGCGGCGAAGATGCTGCGCGACGATCTCAATCGGCGAATCGCCGAGGATCTCGGGAATTTCGAGGCAAAGGCTGCGTGACCATTCGTTCGGTGATTCTGGGAACCGGCTCCTTCCTGCCGGAACGACGCGTTTCCAATGCCGAGCTGGCGGAGCGCGTCGATACCTCCGACGAATGGATCGTCGAGCGAACCGGCATCCGCTTCCGCCACATCGCCGGCGATGACGAGACGACGAGTACGCTGGCGACCGGCGCCGCGCGCCGCGCACTCGAATCCGCCGGGATCGCCGCGACCGACATCGACCTGATCGTGCTGGCCACCGCCACCCCCGACCAGACCTTCCCGGCCAGCGCCACCCGCGTGCAGACCGCGCTGGGCATCAACGATTGCGTCGCGTTCGACGTCGCCGCGGTATGCTCGGGCTTCCTCTATGCCGTGCAGGTCGCCGATTCGATGATCCGCGCCGGCGCGCACCGCCGCGCGCTGGTGATCGGCGCGGAGACCTTCAGCCGGATCCTCGACTGGGAAGACCGCGCGACCTGCGTGCTGTTCGGCGACGGCGCCGGCGCGATCGTGCTCGAAGGCCAGGACAGCGACGACGCGACCGGCCGCGGCATCCTTGCGACTCGGCTCCACGCCGATGGCCGCCACAACGACCTCCTCTATGTCGATGGTGGACCGTCCACCACCGGCACCGTCGGCAAGCTTCGGATGAAGGGCCGCGAAGTGTTCCGCCACGCCGTGGTCAACCTTGCCGCGGTGATGACCGAGTCGCTCGCAGCGGCCGGCCTGCAATCGAGCGACGTGGACTGGGTGGTGCCGCACCAGGCCAATGCCCGCATCCTCGACGCGACCGCGCGCAAGCTCGGGCTCGACGCCGGAAAGGTCGTCGTCACCGTCGACCAGCACGCCAATACGTCGGCCGCATCGGTGCCGCTCGCGCTCGACACCGCCGTGCGCGACGGCCGAATCAAGCAAGGCGACCTCATCGTCCTCGAAGCGATGGGTGGCGGTTTTACCTGGGGTGCAGCGGTCGTACGTTTCTGATATGTGTCGGAACGAGTTGAGCTCGTTACCGCAACGAAATGTTGTGGTTTGCCATGGGAAGACAATCTGATACGCTTCGGTCTGAACACGGATTAATCGGGGACTTGCGCACATGCCGGCTGCGGGCACGCTGACCAGGGCAGATTTGGCCGAATCGCTGCATCGCGAAGTCGGACTGTCGCGCGCCGACGCCTCCCGCATCGTCGAACAGGTCCTCGGCCATATGTGCGAAGCCCTGTCGAAGGGCGAGAACGTCAAGATTTCCGGCTTCGGCAGCTTCATCCTGCGCGACAAGGGCGAGCGGGTGGGCCGCAATCCCAAGACCGGCGTCGAAGTGCCGATCGCGCCTCGCCGGGTGCTAACCTTCAGAGCCAGCCAGATGATGCGCGACCGCATCGTGGCAGGCAGCTGAGAACGCGATGCCCCCCGCGGAGAAGGCGGCTGGCGCCCTCCGCACCATAGGCGAACTCGCGCAGGAAATCGGCCGACCCCAACATATATTAAGATACTGGGAAACGCGCTTCCCGCAGCTGCGGCCGCTGACTCGCGCGGGCAACCGCCGCTATTACCGGCCCGACGACGTCGCGCTGGTCCGCCGTATCCACCATCTCCTGACCGACGAAGGCTATACGATCCGCGGCGTCCAGAAGCTGCTGGCCGAGGAAAAGGCGAACAAATCGACTCCCAAGAGCAGCGCCGAAGCCTTTCGCGGCATCCGCGACGCACTGGTCAAGGCGCTCGAGGAAGACGGCTAGCTTCGCTCTCACACGCGTTCGCCCCGGGGCTTGTCGAAGGACAACTCGCCACAAGCACGTCACTGGCAGAGATGCGTGCTTCGACTAGCGCAGCACGAACGGGGTTCAGGGTGCGTCCGGCCCCAGGCTCGGATCGAGATCGCGGGGCCGCACGAAGCGCGTGAGCGTCGCCTGTCCGGCTCGCACGTCGCCCCAGTCCGCCACGTCGAACGTCATTTCCGCCAGCGTCGCAGTGGGGAATTTGATTTCGACTTCCTCGCGCAGCGCCCCGCCCTCCTCAGGCACCAGCAACAGCACCAGCTCCTCCAGCCCGGGATTGTGCCCGGCGAGCAGCACGCGCTCCGCGCCAGCGGGAAGATCATGCACCACGTCGAGCAGCGTTGCCGTCGAGGCGAGATAGATGCGCTGGTCCCAGGCCGGCGCGAGATCGCAGGCATAGCCCTGGCCGACATGATCTAGCGTCTCGACCACCCGCACCGCGGGCGAGGCGACGACATGATCGAAGGCGAGGCCGAGCGACTTCATGTGGCGCCCGACCATCGCCGCGGCGCGCTGGCCCTTGGGATTGAGCGGACGATCGAAATCGCGTGCGACGGGATCGTCCCAACCCGACTTGGCGTGGCGCAGCAATGTGAGCGTCTTCATCACGTCCCCGTCAGGCGTTCGCGGGCGCCTCATGCCGCAATCGGCTCTCCAGGGAAAGCCGAACCCGCGCGACCGCCTCGTCGAGCGTGACGCGCGCCACCGGCGTCCCCGGCGGAAACGCGTCGAGCAGCCGCGACGGGCTGGCGGCGGAAAGCAAGACGAAGGTGCCGCGATCGTCGGCGCGGCGAATCAGCCGGCCGAACGCCTGCGCCAGCCGCGCGCGGACGATGCGATCGTCATAGGCAGTGCCGCCGCCGGCGAGTCGCCGCGCCGCGTGGAGCACGCTCGGCTTGGGCCAGGGCACGCCCTCCATCACCACCATGCGGAGCGAATGGCCGGGCACATCGACGCCGTCCCTGAGCGCGTCGGTGCCGATCAGCGACGTACGCGGATCGTCGCGGAAGATATCGACGAGCGTCCCGGTGTCGATCGGATCGACATGCTGGGCGAGCAGCGGCAGCCCCTCGCGCGCCAATCGGTCGGCGATGCGGGCATGGACGGCGCGCAGCCGGCGAATCGCCGTGAACAGTCCGAGCGTCCCGCCCTCCGCCGCGACGATCA
This genomic stretch from Sphingomonas sp. LM7 harbors:
- a CDS encoding DUF1489 family protein, whose amino-acid sequence is MPLHLTKVAYGCDSIEYLEERLALKAAHQPAFLTTRYLPKRHAEIAGGSLFWIIKHQLIGRSPILGFGEAEGGRVAIYLEPRLVLVQARPKRAHQGWRYLEGADAPIDLGEAGAGVAEMPAGLVGELAAMGLI
- a CDS encoding pyridoxal phosphate-dependent aminotransferase — protein: MQTSAALQRIQPSATLAMTSRVFELKRQGIDVIGLGAGEPDFDTPDFVKEAAIEAIRAGKTKYTNVDGTPELKQAIVAKFARDNGLTYAENQISVNSGGKHTLFNAFCATIDAGDEVIIPAPYWVSYPDVVEFAGGKPVFISAGADQNYKIKPEQLEAAITAKTKWVVLNSPSNPTGAAYSAAELKALGQVLEKHPHVLIYADDMYEHILYDGFEFATIAQVCPSLYDRTLTANGVSKAYAMTGWRIGYAGGPAWLIKAIGKLQSQSTSNPCSISQAASVAALNGDQGFLKERVAAFQGRRDLVVGMLNAIDGMTCPTPEGAFYVYPEFAGLIGKTTPKGLTITTDEEMIGYLLDEAKVAAVHGAAFGLSPAMRISYATSEALLTEACTRIQTACAALR
- a CDS encoding LysR substrate-binding domain-containing protein, yielding MRRLPPLTAIEAFVQVARLGSIKAAAEELALSSPALSRRVQSLERFIGRPLFERRHQALKLNDDGDRLLGLIAPALDAMTDAVEAMTSGSELIRLRLGVLPLYATQQLLPRLPELKRRHPELHLDVDTAGYGVARLGDGLDAAIVIARDIDPGFYSQRLDRNRVHVIGSRALVEGPDPVTRPEQLSKLTALVHRDMPETFTAWRAAAGFPDLEPLAIDHFDSGNLMLEAAAQGLGVAFMLESHFEAARDDRLVQLFDLTVESHYSYWFVCRPRALTQRPVRIFHDWLIEALGADTV
- a CDS encoding peptidylprolyl isomerase, with amino-acid sequence MSEPSTLVLTLDTGDVRIKLRPDLAPKHVERITKLAGEGFYDGVIFHRVIDGFMAQGGDPSGTGMGGSKEPNLPQEFNAQPHVRGVCSMARTNDPNTANSQFFICLDDATFLDRQYTVWGEVTEGMDHVDALPKGEPPRNPGKIVKATVEA
- the msrA gene encoding peptide-methionine (S)-S-oxide reductase MsrA, whose protein sequence is MRKIVLPALAVATLGAVLLLPAAAAPAERAVAIPAPAQDVTGGKEQQVAVLAGGCFWGMEAVFQSVKGVHSVTSGYAGGTRSTANYSKVSTERTAHAEAIRVVYDPRKVSYGTLLRIYFSVAHDPTQLNRQGPDTGPSYRSAIFPQDDAQRRVATAYIAQLGGTKAWPRPIVTRVETGNFYPAEAYHQDFFWRNPTHPYIVRWDKPKVAAFRNAFPTLAN
- the mgtE gene encoding magnesium transporter, with amino-acid sequence MSETELHAESQPPESELDEDDRLKPEFVSAVLEAVAAGDSETARMRVAPLHPADIADLVELTPAELRPALAAAISDLIDGDVLAEMNDWVREALVDALEPHQVADIAAELDTDDAVAIIEDMEPADQREVLRALDPDDRAAIEEALSYPEETAGRLMQRELIAVPEHWTVGDVLDYLRGHDELATDFWEIFVVDPAHHPVGTCALSWILRTPRSVAVSDVMAREQTLIPADMDQEEVALRFQKYALISAAVIDSNGRLVGMITVDDVVHIISEEAGEDILHLSGAGEGDINEPVLDSYKVRVRWLITNLATALIPATIVFFFEATIAHKAVLAALMPIVAGVGGNAGTQTLAVTVRALATNQLTQSNTLRAIRREIAIAVLNGLTIAAVIGVAIGALFWDLTLGVVIATAMLANIVIAGLAGVLVPVTLERFRQDPAVASSVFVTMVTDSMGFLAFLGLATASGLVG